The Vibrio syngnathi DNA window GCTGCGAGCCGACTGACAAAGCTGAGCAAAAGTACCATGCAGCACGCCATCACTCGCTTCGACTACATCTAATTGACGGTGATTAACCTCTATCTGCTTAAGCTTCTCTTTATCTTCACCCACCAACTGCGCGTAATATTTCTCTAGATTGATATTGGCTTGATTATCTAATGGGTAATGATAGATCTCAGCTTGCTCTAAGGTTCTCAGGCGGTAATCAATACCACTATCGACATTAAGGATGTGGCAATTCTCTTGAATAAGCTTAATAGCGGGTAAGAAACGCGCTCGCTGTAACCCGTTGCGATACAGATCCGCAGGTGGAATATTAGAGGTCGCAACCAAGATAACGTTTCGAGCGAATAACTCTTGGAACAAAGTTCCTAAGATCATGGCATCGGTAATGTCTGAAACAAAGAATTCATCAAAACAAATAATATCCGCTTCTTCTTTCAACTTATCTGCCACTAAAGGCAACGGGTCGCTAACATTACCTAGCGCCCTTAGCTCATCATGGACTCGATACATAAAGCGGTGAAAGTGAACGCGCATTTTTTTTGTGGTCGGTAAGGCATCGTAGAACGTATCCATTAAATAGGTTTTACCGCGCCCGACGCCGCCCCAAAAATAGAGGCCTTTTGGTGGCAGTGGCAGTTCTGGCTTTTTGCCCATTAACTTCTGGAATCGAGTCAGTTGAGGAATAGGGGTATTCATGTAATCTTGGAATTGATGAAAGAGTTCATCTAAAGATTTAACGGCTTGCTCTTGTGCTGGATCTCTTTGAAATCCATGTTCTTTTATATCTTGTTCGTATTTTTTAATGGGATTCATGACGACATTTCCACAATGAAAGCGATATCAGACAGCAAATAAAAATGAGCCCAAACAGTATGAGATATGTCGCTATGCGGTGAATAATGCAGCATCAAACTGCTAACTAGCGCACACGCATTTCTCTTTATACTGCGGCTTTCTCATAGTACCATGGAGCCGTATCACGTGTAACTAAGCAGTAACAAACATGTTAAAAAACAATAATAAGGAGCTGTTATGCCTTGGATGTATGCCGTTGCCGGTTTACTAGTCGGAGTTATTTTAGGGGTCGCTATTTCTCGTCTCATGACACCTGAATACAAAAAACAAAAGAACGTACAGAAAGAATTAGATAGCGCAAAGTTTGCCCTGGAACAGCAGCGACAAGAGCTAGCTGACCACTTTGCGAAATCAGCAGAAATGTTGGACACCTTAGGTAAGGACTATACAAAGCTTTACCAACACATGGAAAAAACAAGCTCAGAGCTACTCCCTAACCTGCCAGAGCAAGACAACCCATTTGTGAAAACAGCCGCTGCTCATTCGGATAAGCCACAAGATAAGTCTTCAGTTAAAGAGTCGACTCTTGAAGAACAACCGAAAGATTACGCGAACGGCGCAACCGGTTTATTTACCGAGCAGAAGAAAGAGATCATGGATGCTCCCGATGTCGTAACAGCAAAAGCATCGTAAACATTTAACACTTCTGTGAACTTTACAAAGGTTTTTGAGTCATAACTTTCACTCAGGTCATTTGAAACTTATCCTATTTATTACACGTAGTGAGAAGAATAAGACCTTAACTAGAGAGGAGTTTATGATGAAAAAACCTTTGCTCGCTTTATCAATACTGACTTTAAGCTTAAGTTCAATCATCACCCCCATCCAAGCAACGGCCGCACTGCCATTAAGTGTGGGTAATGAACAATTACCAAGCCTCGCACCTATGCTTGAACAAGTGACCCCCGCTGTAGTTAGTATTGCCGTAGAAGGCAAACAGGTACAACGTCAGCAAATCCCTGAACAGTTTCAATTCTTTTTTGGCCCAGAACAAACACGAGAGCGTCCATTTCGCGGGCTAGGCTCTGGTGTGATCATTGATGCCAAGAAAGGCCATATTGTCACCAATTACCATGTCATCAATGGTGCCGACGATATCAAAGTAAAACTTCACGATGGTCGAGAGTACGATGCCGAGCTCATCGGTGGAGACCAAATGTCTGATATCGCACTGCTCAAATTAGAAGAAGCCAAGAACCTTACCCAGATAAAAGTCGCAGACTCCGACAAACTAAGAGTTGGTGACTTTAGTGTCGCTATCGGTAACCCATTCGGACTTGGGCAAACAGTAACATCCGGCATCGTATCTGCACTCGGCCGTAGCGGCCTGAATCTAGAGAACTTTGAAAACTTCATTCAAACCGATGCAGCTATCAACAGTGGTAACTCTGGTGGTGCGTTAGTGAATCTCAACGGTGAACTGATTGGTATCAACACGGCTATCCTAGGCCCTAACGGAGGCAATGTCGGTATCGGCTTTGCAATTCCTTCCAATATGATGACAAACCTGACTGAACAGATTCTCGATTTCGGTGAAGTAAAACGTGGCATGCTTGGTGTCCAAGGTGGAGAGGTCACCTCGGAATTGGCTGAAGCGCTTGGTTATGAGTCCAGCAAAGGTGCTTTTGTTAGCCAAATTGTACCCGACAGTGCTGCAGACAAAGCAGGATTGAAAGCGGGCGATGTCATTGTCTCCATTAACGGTAAGCGTATTGATACTTTTAGTGAGTTAAGAGCCAAAGTAGCCACCCTAGGTGCAGGTAA harbors:
- a CDS encoding Do family serine endopeptidase; this translates as MKKPLLALSILTLSLSSIITPIQATAALPLSVGNEQLPSLAPMLEQVTPAVVSIAVEGKQVQRQQIPEQFQFFFGPEQTRERPFRGLGSGVIIDAKKGHIVTNYHVINGADDIKVKLHDGREYDAELIGGDQMSDIALLKLEEAKNLTQIKVADSDKLRVGDFSVAIGNPFGLGQTVTSGIVSALGRSGLNLENFENFIQTDAAINSGNSGGALVNLNGELIGINTAILGPNGGNVGIGFAIPSNMMTNLTEQILDFGEVKRGMLGVQGGEVTSELAEALGYESSKGAFVSQIVPDSAADKAGLKAGDVIVSINGKRIDTFSELRAKVATLGAGKQIELGVVRDGKHKTFDVTLGESTNSKTQAEKLHEGLAGAELTNTTDSDSATGVKVSSVAQGSPAEAYQLLKDDIIIGVNRQPVKNLAEFRKILEKQPGVLALNIQRDDRTIYLVIR
- the zapE gene encoding cell division protein ZapE, with the protein product MNPIKKYEQDIKEHGFQRDPAQEQAVKSLDELFHQFQDYMNTPIPQLTRFQKLMGKKPELPLPPKGLYFWGGVGRGKTYLMDTFYDALPTTKKMRVHFHRFMYRVHDELRALGNVSDPLPLVADKLKEEADIICFDEFFVSDITDAMILGTLFQELFARNVILVATSNIPPADLYRNGLQRARFLPAIKLIQENCHILNVDSGIDYRLRTLEQAEIYHYPLDNQANINLEKYYAQLVGEDKEKLKQIEVNHRQLDVVEASDGVLHGTFAQLCQSARSQNDYIELSRVYHTVLLADVLQMGATSDDAARRFIALVDEFYERNVKLIISAEVELEKLYTHGQLEFEFKRCQSRLIEMQSHEYLAKEHLS
- the zapG gene encoding Z-ring associated protein ZapG, which codes for MPWMYAVAGLLVGVILGVAISRLMTPEYKKQKNVQKELDSAKFALEQQRQELADHFAKSAEMLDTLGKDYTKLYQHMEKTSSELLPNLPEQDNPFVKTAAAHSDKPQDKSSVKESTLEEQPKDYANGATGLFTEQKKEIMDAPDVVTAKAS